The Quadrisphaera sp. DSM 44207 genome window below encodes:
- a CDS encoding TlyA family RNA methyltransferase — protein MAVRRQRLDAELVRRGLARSRQHAGELVAAGRVSVGGAPAAKPATQVDLGAAIVVAPDDAGPVWASRGAHKLLGALAAFPDVRVQGRRCLDAGASTGGFTDVLLRAGAASVVAVDVGYGQLVWSLRQDERVQVLDRTNVRDLRPEQVAPPPQLAVADLSFISLVLVLPALVRCCAPEADMLLMVKPQFEVGRERLGSGGVVRDPALRAQAVRTVAAAAGQLGLRCHGVAASPLPGPSGNVEYFLRLRAGEARPAQEVAALVDDAVATGPGGTSGTGGTGGVGR, from the coding sequence GTGGCCGTGCGACGCCAGCGGCTGGACGCCGAGCTGGTGCGGCGTGGCCTGGCCCGCTCCCGCCAGCACGCCGGGGAGCTCGTGGCCGCCGGGCGGGTCAGCGTCGGGGGCGCGCCCGCCGCCAAGCCGGCCACGCAGGTCGACCTCGGCGCCGCCATCGTCGTCGCCCCCGACGACGCCGGCCCGGTGTGGGCCAGCCGCGGGGCGCACAAGCTGCTCGGGGCGCTGGCGGCCTTCCCCGACGTGCGGGTGCAGGGCCGGCGGTGCCTGGACGCGGGCGCGTCCACCGGGGGGTTCACCGACGTCCTGCTGCGCGCCGGCGCGGCGTCGGTGGTGGCCGTGGACGTCGGCTACGGGCAGCTGGTGTGGTCGCTGCGCCAGGACGAGCGCGTGCAGGTCCTCGACCGCACCAACGTGCGCGACCTGCGGCCCGAGCAGGTGGCCCCGCCCCCGCAGCTGGCCGTGGCGGACCTGTCCTTCATCTCCCTCGTCCTCGTCCTGCCCGCGCTCGTGCGCTGCTGCGCCCCGGAGGCCGACATGCTCCTGATGGTCAAGCCCCAGTTCGAGGTCGGGCGCGAGCGCCTGGGCAGCGGCGGCGTGGTGCGCGACCCCGCCCTGCGGGCGCAGGCCGTGCGCACCGTCGCGGCGGCGGCCGGTCAGCTGGGCCTGCGCTGCCACGGGGTCGCCGCCAGCCCCCTGCCGGGCCCGAGCGGCAACGTGGAGTACTTCCTGCGGCTGCGCGCGGGCGAGGCCCGCCCCGCTCAGGAGGTGGCCGCCCTGGTCGACGACGCCGTCGCGACCGGTCCCGGCGGCACCAGCGGCACCGGCGGCACCGGCGGGGTCGGCCGGTGA
- a CDS encoding copper transporter: MIDFRYHIVSLVSVFLALAIGVVLGAGPLRESIGATLTDQVDALRQDTEDLRQALANREAEVADREAFVQAVAPALVSGRLAGRSAVVVTLPEADGEQVEAVTEALTGAGATVTGQVGLEPAWVDPDQAAFRSSLAAQLAPAGEPQDIGQDAGQNTGQDTEQEGAGAGRELADLLAGALVVPPGPGPDGGAAAPSASVLEALAGGELVSVEGELSGRADTAVVVGGAPVDDAGQDAADTAEAEDAEDAAAQEWLPVVTALDARSSGSVVTAPLASEEGGVLAAVRSGDGIDGPSSVDSLGTTMGPVTTVLALREQLDGGSGQYGSGDGATAVVPPLPGAADS, translated from the coding sequence ATGATCGACTTCCGGTACCACATCGTCTCGCTGGTCTCGGTGTTCCTCGCCCTCGCCATCGGGGTGGTCCTGGGCGCCGGCCCCCTGCGCGAGAGCATCGGCGCGACGCTGACGGACCAGGTGGACGCGCTGCGCCAGGACACCGAGGACCTGCGCCAGGCGCTCGCCAACCGCGAGGCCGAGGTGGCCGACCGCGAGGCGTTCGTCCAGGCGGTCGCGCCGGCGCTGGTCTCCGGGCGGCTGGCGGGGCGCTCCGCGGTCGTCGTCACCCTGCCGGAGGCGGACGGCGAGCAGGTGGAGGCCGTCACCGAGGCGCTCACCGGCGCGGGCGCCACCGTGACCGGGCAGGTGGGCCTGGAGCCGGCGTGGGTGGACCCCGACCAGGCCGCGTTCCGCTCCAGCCTGGCCGCGCAGCTGGCACCGGCCGGCGAGCCGCAGGACATCGGGCAGGACGCTGGGCAGAACACCGGGCAGGACACCGAGCAGGAGGGCGCCGGGGCCGGTCGGGAGCTGGCCGACCTGCTGGCCGGGGCCCTCGTCGTCCCGCCCGGGCCCGGGCCCGACGGCGGCGCGGCGGCGCCCAGCGCCTCGGTGCTCGAGGCGCTGGCCGGCGGGGAGCTGGTCAGCGTGGAGGGCGAGCTGTCCGGGCGCGCCGACACCGCCGTCGTGGTCGGCGGAGCGCCGGTGGACGACGCCGGACAGGACGCCGCGGACACCGCGGAGGCCGAGGACGCCGAGGACGCCGCCGCGCAGGAGTGGCTGCCCGTGGTCACCGCCCTCGACGCCCGCTCCTCCGGCAGCGTCGTCACCGCCCCGCTCGCGTCCGAGGAGGGCGGCGTGCTCGCCGCGGTGCGCTCCGGGGACGGGATCGACGGCCCGTCGAGCGTGGACTCCCTCGGCACGACGATGGGCCCGGTCACGACCGTCCTGGCGCTGCGCGAGCAGCTGGACGGCGGCAGCGGGCAGTACGGCTCCGGCGACGGCGCCACGGCGGTCGTGCCGCCCCTGCCCGGGGCGGCGGACTCGTGA
- a CDS encoding CTP synthase: MTRHIFVTGGVASSLGKGLTASSLGHLLRGRGLRVSMQKLDPYLNVDPGTMNPFQHGEVFVTDDGAETDLDIGHYERFLDVDLDAAANVTTGQIYSAVIAKERRGEYLGDTVQVIPHITDEIKERMRAQAVPGPDGVPDVIITEVGGTVGDIESLPFLEAARQVRQEIGRENVFFVHVSLVPYLGPSGELKTKPTQHSVASLRSIGIQPDAIVVRSDREVPESTKRKIALMCDVDEEAVVNAVDAASIYDIPKVLHGEGLDAYVVRRLDLPFRDVDWTEWDELLRRVHRPISVVEIALVGKYVDLPDAYLSVTEALRAGGIAVDAKVRLRWVVSDACSTPEGAQRELHGVDAVCVPGGFGVRGIEGKLGALRWARENQVPALGLCLGLQCMVIEYARSVLDLHGASSTEFEPATEHPVIATMEEQKAFVDGAGDLGGTMRLGLYPADLVQGSVVAEAYGLPRTEERHRHRYEVNNAYRQRLEQAGLVFSGVSPDRALVEFVELPRDVHPYYVGTQAHPEFRSRPHRAHPLFRGLVAAAVERQAGERLLEVAP; this comes from the coding sequence GTGACCCGCCACATCTTCGTCACCGGCGGCGTGGCGTCGTCCCTCGGCAAGGGGCTGACGGCCTCCAGCCTCGGGCACCTGCTGCGCGGGCGCGGCCTGCGGGTGTCGATGCAGAAGCTCGACCCCTACCTCAACGTCGACCCCGGCACGATGAACCCCTTCCAGCACGGGGAGGTCTTCGTCACGGACGACGGCGCCGAGACCGACCTCGACATCGGCCACTACGAGCGATTCCTCGACGTCGACCTCGACGCCGCCGCGAACGTGACGACGGGCCAGATCTACTCGGCCGTCATCGCCAAGGAGCGGCGCGGGGAGTACCTCGGGGACACCGTGCAGGTCATCCCGCACATCACCGACGAGATCAAGGAGCGCATGCGCGCCCAGGCGGTGCCCGGGCCCGACGGCGTCCCCGACGTGATCATCACGGAGGTCGGGGGGACGGTCGGCGACATCGAGTCCCTGCCCTTCCTCGAGGCCGCCCGCCAGGTGCGCCAGGAGATCGGGCGCGAGAACGTCTTCTTCGTCCACGTCTCCCTCGTGCCCTACCTCGGCCCGTCCGGGGAGCTGAAGACGAAGCCGACCCAGCACTCGGTGGCGTCCCTGCGCAGCATCGGCATCCAGCCGGACGCGATCGTGGTGCGCTCGGACCGCGAGGTGCCCGAGAGCACCAAGCGCAAGATCGCGCTGATGTGCGACGTCGACGAGGAGGCCGTCGTCAACGCCGTGGACGCGGCGTCGATCTACGACATCCCCAAGGTGCTGCACGGCGAGGGCCTGGACGCCTACGTCGTGCGCCGCCTGGACCTGCCCTTCCGCGACGTCGACTGGACCGAGTGGGACGAGCTGCTGCGCCGCGTGCACCGCCCGATCTCCGTGGTCGAGATCGCGCTCGTGGGCAAGTACGTCGACCTGCCCGACGCGTACCTGTCGGTGACCGAGGCGCTGCGCGCGGGCGGGATCGCCGTCGACGCGAAGGTGCGCCTGCGCTGGGTGGTCTCGGACGCGTGCTCCACCCCCGAGGGCGCGCAGCGGGAGCTGCACGGCGTGGACGCCGTGTGCGTGCCCGGCGGGTTCGGCGTGCGCGGCATCGAGGGCAAGCTCGGCGCGCTGCGCTGGGCGCGGGAGAACCAGGTGCCCGCCCTCGGCCTGTGCCTGGGGCTGCAGTGCATGGTGATCGAGTACGCGCGCAGCGTCCTGGACCTGCACGGGGCGAGCTCCACGGAGTTCGAGCCCGCCACCGAGCACCCCGTCATCGCCACGATGGAGGAGCAGAAGGCGTTCGTCGACGGCGCCGGCGACCTCGGCGGCACCATGCGCCTGGGGCTGTACCCGGCGGACCTGGTGCAGGGGTCCGTGGTCGCCGAGGCGTACGGGCTCCCCCGCACCGAGGAGCGCCACCGCCACCGCTACGAGGTCAACAACGCCTACCGCCAGCGCCTGGAGCAGGCCGGCCTGGTCTTCTCCGGGGTCTCCCCGGACCGCGCGCTGGTGGAGTTCGTGGAGCTGCCCCGCGACGTGCACCCGTACTACGTCGGCACGCAGGCGCACCCGGAGTTCCGCTCCCGCCCGCACCGCGCCCACCCGCTGTTCCGGGGCCTGGTGGCCGCCGCCGTCGAGCGCCAGGCCGGGGAGCGGCTGCTCGAGGTCGCCCCGTGA
- the steA gene encoding putative cytokinetic ring protein SteA: MTGPAGRWRLGGRRREVQPGPGATGTVRVDRRTKDLTKRLQPGEIAVIDHMDIDRVSAEALVACRPAAVVNAAASTSGRYPNLGPEIIVSAGIPLVDAAGPAVMSELREGTAVRLDGGAVVALGRGGERVVAEGTVLSAQAVAEAAEEARAGLSVQLESFAANTMEYLRRERALLLDGVGVPDVRTRIEGRQVLIVVRGYSYKEDLEALRSYIREYRPVVIGVDGGADAVLEAGHRLDMVVGDMDSVSDRALTSGAEVVVHAYRDGRAPGLERVLALGVDPVVFPATGTSEDVAMLLADDEGASVIVAVGTHATLVEFLDKGRAGMASTFLTRLRVGSKLVDAKGVSRLYRPRISNLQLAALTVAGLLALGAALATTAVGQASLSLVAAALEDALAVVRGWSTGLAGG, from the coding sequence GTGACGGGACCGGCGGGGCGGTGGCGGCTGGGCGGCCGGCGCCGGGAGGTCCAGCCCGGGCCGGGCGCCACCGGCACCGTGCGGGTCGACCGGCGCACCAAGGACCTGACCAAGCGGCTGCAGCCCGGCGAGATCGCCGTCATCGACCACATGGACATCGACCGGGTCTCCGCGGAGGCCCTCGTCGCCTGCCGGCCGGCCGCCGTCGTCAACGCCGCGGCGAGCACGTCCGGGCGCTACCCCAACCTCGGCCCGGAGATCATCGTCTCGGCGGGCATCCCGCTGGTCGACGCCGCCGGGCCCGCCGTGATGAGCGAGCTGCGCGAGGGCACCGCGGTGCGCCTGGACGGCGGCGCCGTGGTCGCCCTCGGCCGGGGCGGCGAGCGGGTCGTCGCCGAGGGCACCGTGCTGAGCGCGCAGGCGGTGGCCGAGGCGGCGGAGGAGGCGCGCGCGGGCCTGTCCGTGCAGCTGGAGTCCTTCGCCGCCAACACCATGGAGTACCTGCGCCGCGAGCGGGCCCTGCTGCTGGACGGCGTCGGCGTGCCCGACGTGCGCACCCGCATCGAGGGCCGCCAGGTCCTCATCGTCGTGCGCGGGTACTCCTACAAGGAGGACCTGGAGGCGCTGCGCTCCTACATCCGCGAGTACCGCCCCGTCGTCATCGGCGTCGACGGCGGGGCGGACGCCGTGCTGGAGGCGGGACACCGCCTGGACATGGTCGTCGGCGACATGGACTCCGTCTCCGACCGGGCGCTGACCTCCGGCGCGGAGGTCGTCGTGCACGCCTACCGCGACGGGCGCGCCCCCGGGCTCGAGCGCGTGCTCGCCCTCGGCGTCGACCCCGTGGTCTTCCCGGCCACCGGCACCAGCGAGGACGTCGCGATGCTCCTGGCGGACGACGAGGGCGCCAGCGTGATCGTGGCCGTGGGCACGCACGCGACGCTCGTGGAGTTCCTCGACAAGGGCCGCGCGGGCATGGCGAGCACGTTCCTGACCCGGCTGCGCGTGGGCAGCAAGCTCGTCGACGCCAAGGGCGTCTCCCGCCTGTACCGCCCCCGCATCTCCAACCTGCAGCTGGCCGCGCTGACGGTCGCCGGGCTGCTCGCCCTGGGCGCCGCCCTGGCCACGACCGCTGTCGGGCAGGCCTCCCTCTCGCTCGTCGCGGCGGCCCTGGAGGACGCCCTCGCCGTCGTGCGGGGCTGGTCCACCGGCCTGGCCGGCGGCTGA
- a CDS encoding lipid II flippase MurJ, which produces MTRRAVLGGLAGSALLVAVLTLLARAAGFGRVLVFAPAVGSTCVGEAYQSANLVPNVLFEVVAGGALAGAVVPLLAGPLARGDDAGRAEADRTASALLTWTVAALLPVAVLLAAASGPLARLLAGDGCAGQAELVQRMLVVFAPQVVLYGVGVVLVGVLQARSRFAAAALAPLLSSAVVLVSYLLFAAVGGPGRGRADALAPAAEAVLAGGTTLGVAVLTLPLLVPARRAGARLRPTWSLPPGVARRAGRLAGAGLMALLAQQVSVIAVLLAANRQGDVGAITVYTYAQAVYLLPYAVLAVPLATVAFPRLAAAAATGDAAGYARTAATTTRAVVLVSLAGAAALAATARPVQAFFTAVDAATGAVGASATGAAGATTDASAGVSALAGLAPALVAMAPGVLGLALVAHAGRALYALERGRAAAAATAAGWLVVALVAAAGAALAADGTGVLVALGAAHGIGMSVAGAGLLVALARAAGPAALAGMPRTLGVALAAAAAGGLAGAALGAAALDALLPAAGGTGPAAAAAAAAAAAAAAAAAAGGMAVVVAVADRASARAVLALARRRAAPVTALPPSAPVP; this is translated from the coding sequence GTGACCCGGCGCGCCGTGCTCGGCGGGCTCGCCGGCAGCGCCCTGCTGGTGGCCGTGCTGACCCTGCTGGCGCGCGCGGCCGGGTTCGGTCGCGTCCTCGTCTTCGCGCCCGCGGTCGGCAGCACGTGCGTGGGGGAGGCCTACCAGAGCGCCAACCTCGTGCCCAACGTCCTGTTCGAGGTGGTCGCCGGGGGCGCGCTGGCCGGGGCCGTGGTCCCGCTGCTGGCCGGTCCGCTGGCGCGCGGGGACGACGCCGGGCGCGCGGAGGCCGACCGCACCGCCTCGGCGCTGCTGACCTGGACGGTCGCGGCGCTCCTGCCCGTCGCCGTCCTCCTGGCCGCGGCGTCCGGGCCGCTGGCGCGGCTGCTGGCCGGGGACGGGTGCGCGGGGCAGGCGGAGCTGGTGCAGCGGATGCTCGTCGTCTTCGCCCCGCAGGTGGTGCTCTACGGGGTGGGCGTCGTCCTCGTCGGGGTCCTGCAGGCCCGCTCCCGCTTCGCCGCGGCGGCGCTCGCGCCGCTGCTGTCCAGCGCCGTCGTGCTGGTCTCCTACCTCCTCTTCGCGGCGGTCGGCGGGCCCGGCCGCGGACGCGCGGACGCGCTGGCGCCGGCCGCCGAGGCGGTGCTCGCCGGCGGCACCACGCTCGGGGTCGCGGTGCTCACGCTGCCCCTGCTCGTGCCCGCCCGGCGCGCCGGGGCCCGCCTGCGCCCCACCTGGTCCCTGCCGCCCGGGGTGGCCCGCCGCGCCGGGCGCCTGGCCGGCGCGGGCCTCATGGCCCTGCTCGCGCAGCAGGTCTCCGTGATCGCCGTGCTGCTGGCCGCGAACCGGCAGGGCGACGTCGGCGCCATCACCGTCTACACCTACGCCCAGGCCGTCTACCTGCTGCCGTACGCCGTCCTCGCCGTGCCGCTGGCCACGGTCGCCTTCCCGCGGCTGGCCGCGGCCGCGGCCACCGGCGACGCCGCCGGGTACGCGCGCACCGCCGCCACGACGACGCGCGCGGTGGTCCTGGTCTCCCTCGCCGGCGCCGCGGCGCTGGCGGCGACCGCCCGCCCGGTGCAGGCCTTCTTCACCGCCGTCGACGCCGCGACCGGCGCCGTGGGCGCCTCCGCGACCGGCGCCGCGGGCGCCACCACAGACGCCTCCGCGGGCGTCTCGGCCCTGGCGGGGCTGGCCCCGGCGCTGGTCGCGATGGCCCCGGGCGTGCTGGGCCTGGCGCTCGTGGCGCACGCCGGGCGGGCGCTGTACGCCCTGGAGCGGGGGCGCGCGGCGGCCGCGGCGACGGCGGCCGGGTGGCTGGTCGTCGCGCTCGTGGCCGCGGCCGGCGCGGCGCTGGCCGCCGACGGCACCGGGGTGCTCGTGGCCCTCGGGGCGGCCCACGGGATCGGGATGAGCGTGGCCGGCGCCGGCCTGCTCGTGGCGCTCGCGCGCGCGGCCGGTCCCGCGGCCCTGGCCGGGATGCCCCGCACCCTCGGCGTCGCCCTCGCGGCCGCCGCCGCCGGGGGCCTGGCCGGCGCCGCGCTGGGCGCGGCCGCCCTGGACGCCCTGCTGCCCGCGGCGGGCGGCACGGGGCCCGCGGCCGCCGCCGCGGCGGCGGCCGCGGCCGCCGCCGCGGCGGCGGCCGCCGCCGGGGGGATGGCGGTCGTCGTCGCGGTCGCGGACCGCGCCAGCGCGCGGGCCGTGCTGGCCCTGGCGCGCCGCCGCGCCGCGCCGGTGACCGCCCTGCCGCCCTCGGCGCCCGTGCCGTGA
- a CDS encoding glycosyltransferase family 4 protein, whose product MSAAEDAPGSAPGSGRLGGAGAEGDPALLVVVGRSAGGIGAHVADLVAGLAARGLAVRVLTAEATARRFDLGERVVLAWPSRGRRAPADLARVRRELAASGVAHAHGHQAGLLAVLLARTLPRRRRPAVVVSWHNAVLARAPRRWLLALAEAAQARGADLVTGASEDLVARAEALGARARLAPVASPAAVRLAAGRRVADAGGRAAARAQAAPRLGLDAGPDAGPDAERPWLLAVGRIAPQKDLPTLVRAAAATPVLARGAWAGRRPLWLHVGGGDERDAAALRRLVDATGAPVRLLGPLADPAPLLALADAFVLPSTWEARSLAVQEALAAGLPVVAAAVGGLPGLVRDAGVLVPPGRPDALAAAVRALLEDDVRRARLGARAVEVFATLPAPEQVLQRWLSTYEELARAPRGADRHRGGPARWYRGSPWSHGRRHGHQHSSAGRR is encoded by the coding sequence GTGAGCGCAGCGGAGGACGCACCGGGGAGCGCACCGGGGAGCGGGCGGCTCGGTGGTGCGGGCGCCGAGGGCGATCCCGCGCTGCTCGTCGTGGTCGGGCGCAGCGCCGGGGGCATCGGCGCCCACGTGGCCGACCTGGTCGCCGGCCTGGCCGCGCGCGGGCTGGCGGTGCGGGTGCTGACCGCCGAGGCCACCGCGCGCCGCTTCGACCTCGGCGAGCGGGTCGTGCTCGCGTGGCCGTCGCGAGGGCGCCGGGCGCCCGCGGACCTGGCCCGGGTGCGCCGGGAGCTCGCCGCCAGCGGCGTCGCGCACGCCCACGGGCACCAGGCGGGCCTGCTGGCGGTGCTGCTCGCGCGCACGCTGCCGCGGCGGCGCCGGCCGGCCGTCGTCGTCTCCTGGCACAACGCCGTCCTCGCCCGCGCCCCGCGCCGGTGGCTGCTGGCGCTCGCCGAGGCCGCGCAGGCCCGCGGCGCCGACCTGGTCACCGGCGCCTCCGAGGACCTCGTCGCGCGCGCGGAGGCCCTCGGCGCCCGCGCCCGGCTGGCCCCCGTGGCGTCCCCCGCGGCGGTGCGCCTGGCGGCGGGGCGGCGAGTCGCCGACGCGGGCGGCCGCGCCGCCGCCCGCGCGCAGGCGGCACCGCGGCTGGGGCTCGACGCCGGGCCGGACGCCGGGCCGGACGCCGAGCGCCCCTGGCTGCTCGCGGTCGGGCGGATCGCTCCGCAGAAGGACCTGCCCACCCTGGTGCGCGCCGCCGCGGCCACCCCGGTGCTCGCGCGCGGCGCGTGGGCCGGCCGGCGCCCCCTGTGGCTGCACGTCGGCGGCGGGGACGAGCGGGACGCGGCGGCGCTGCGGCGCCTCGTCGACGCCACGGGGGCGCCCGTGCGCCTGCTCGGGCCGCTGGCGGACCCGGCGCCGCTGCTCGCGCTCGCCGACGCGTTCGTGCTCCCCAGCACCTGGGAGGCCCGCTCGCTGGCGGTGCAGGAGGCTCTGGCCGCGGGGCTGCCCGTCGTGGCCGCCGCGGTCGGCGGCCTGCCGGGCCTGGTGCGCGACGCCGGCGTCCTCGTCCCCCCCGGGCGGCCGGACGCGCTCGCGGCGGCGGTGCGCGCGCTGCTCGAGGACGACGTCCGGCGGGCGCGCCTGGGCGCCCGGGCCGTGGAGGTCTTCGCGACCCTGCCCGCGCCGGAGCAGGTCCTGCAGCGGTGGCTGAGCACCTACGAGGAGCTGGCGCGCGCTCCGCGCGGCGCTGATCGGCACCGCGGAGGCCCCGCTCGCTGGTACCGTGGCAGTCCGTGGTCTCACGGACGCCGGCACGGGCATCAGCACAGCAGCGCGGGTCGTCGGTGA
- a CDS encoding NAD kinase: MSDRRVLVLTHTGRAEAVVAAQQVVRLLDDAGLHPVLLDEEAQDIPGCDLVERVPVDGATDDLELVLVLGGDGSVLRAAELVHGSDVPLLGVNLGHVGFLAETEPDALESTVRHVAERDYEVEERMTLGADLVVDGRVRASSWALNEVSIEKGSRERMLELVTEVDGRPVSTYGCDGVVVATPTGSTAYAFSAGGPVVWPAVQALVMVPISAHALFARPLVVSPESVMAVEVLERNAADGVMWCDGRRAVVVPRGGRIEVRRGQAPVRLARIATGPFTDRLVAKFRLAVGGWRGPDERRPHLSGAG, from the coding sequence GTGAGCGACCGCCGGGTCCTCGTCCTCACGCACACCGGGCGCGCGGAGGCCGTCGTGGCCGCCCAGCAGGTGGTCCGCCTGCTCGACGACGCCGGCCTGCACCCCGTGCTGCTCGACGAGGAGGCGCAGGACATCCCCGGCTGCGACCTGGTCGAGCGGGTGCCCGTCGACGGCGCCACCGACGACCTCGAGCTGGTGCTCGTCCTCGGCGGCGACGGGTCGGTGCTGCGGGCGGCCGAGCTCGTGCACGGCAGCGACGTGCCGCTGCTGGGGGTCAACCTCGGTCACGTCGGCTTCCTCGCGGAGACCGAGCCGGACGCCCTGGAGTCCACCGTGCGCCACGTCGCCGAGCGCGACTACGAGGTGGAGGAGCGGATGACGCTCGGGGCCGACCTCGTCGTGGACGGGCGGGTGCGGGCCTCCTCGTGGGCGCTCAACGAGGTCAGCATCGAGAAGGGCAGCCGCGAGCGCATGCTCGAGCTCGTCACGGAGGTCGACGGCCGCCCGGTGTCCACGTACGGCTGCGACGGGGTGGTCGTGGCCACGCCCACCGGCTCCACCGCGTATGCCTTCTCCGCCGGCGGGCCGGTGGTCTGGCCCGCGGTGCAGGCGCTGGTGATGGTGCCCATCTCCGCGCACGCCCTGTTCGCGCGCCCGCTGGTCGTCTCCCCGGAGTCGGTGATGGCGGTGGAGGTGCTCGAGCGCAACGCCGCCGACGGAGTGATGTGGTGCGACGGGCGCCGGGCCGTCGTGGTGCCGCGCGGCGGGCGCATCGAGGTGCGCCGCGGGCAGGCTCCGGTGCGCCTGGCGCGCATCGCCACCGGTCCCTTCACGGACCGGCTGGTGGCCAAGTTCCGCCTCGCGGTGGGCGGCTGGCGCGGGCCGGACGAGCGCCGCCCGCACCTGTCGGGGGCGGGCTGA
- the recN gene encoding DNA repair protein RecN has product MLEEVRIRSLGVITDATLELGPGLTVITGETGAGKTMVVTGLGLLLGSRADPGAVRTGADQAVVEGRFSVPVDGPVAARAAEAGAELDEGDLLVARTVAASGRGRTHVGGRAVPVGLLSELADDLVAVHGQSEQVLLRSPARQRQALDRYAGSDVADPTRDYTAAWRRWQLVQREVTEITQAARERAAEAELLRRGLAEVERTEPQPGEDRALAAEAQRLEHAEELRAAAASAHEALAGEPATGTEAVDATSVLDAARRALEHVRSHDEALGALADRLAEVGYLVADVAADLAGYAESVEGDPLRLGAVQERRAELAALARAHGGDVDAVLAWAEAAVPRLLELEGDDERVEALRAERDELAARLVQLAGALSAARRAAAAELGAAATAELPGLAMPHAQLLVQVDTAGGADGPAVEDLGPSGADEVVLLLAPSSGTAPRPLARGASGGELSRVMLALELVLAGTDPVPTFVFDEVDAGVGGRAAVGIGRRLARLARERQVLVVTHLPQVAAYADHHLQVAKASDGQVTVSGVRALDDAQRVAELARMLAGQEESGSARAHAEELLLGARAEVASPEAAPERATMQPR; this is encoded by the coding sequence GTGCTGGAGGAGGTGCGCATCCGCTCCCTGGGCGTCATCACGGACGCCACCCTCGAGCTCGGGCCGGGGCTGACCGTCATCACGGGGGAGACGGGCGCCGGCAAGACCATGGTCGTCACCGGGCTCGGCCTGCTGCTGGGCAGCCGCGCCGACCCCGGTGCGGTGCGCACGGGCGCCGACCAGGCGGTGGTGGAGGGCCGCTTCAGCGTGCCGGTCGACGGCCCGGTGGCCGCCCGCGCCGCCGAGGCCGGCGCCGAGCTGGACGAGGGGGACCTGCTGGTCGCCCGCACCGTGGCCGCCAGCGGGCGCGGGCGCACCCACGTCGGCGGGCGCGCCGTGCCCGTGGGGCTGCTGTCCGAGCTGGCCGATGACCTGGTCGCCGTGCACGGCCAGTCCGAGCAGGTGCTGCTGCGCTCCCCGGCCCGCCAGCGCCAGGCGCTGGACCGCTACGCCGGCTCGGACGTGGCGGACCCGACCCGCGACTACACCGCCGCGTGGCGGCGCTGGCAGCTGGTCCAGCGCGAGGTCACCGAGATCACGCAGGCCGCCCGCGAGCGGGCCGCCGAGGCCGAGCTGCTGCGCCGGGGGCTGGCCGAGGTCGAGCGCACCGAGCCCCAGCCCGGCGAGGACCGCGCGCTGGCCGCCGAGGCGCAGCGCCTCGAGCACGCCGAGGAGCTGCGCGCCGCCGCCGCCTCCGCGCACGAGGCGCTGGCGGGGGAGCCGGCCACGGGCACCGAGGCCGTCGACGCCACCTCGGTGCTGGACGCCGCCCGCCGCGCGCTGGAGCACGTGCGCTCCCACGACGAGGCCCTCGGCGCCCTGGCGGACCGCCTGGCCGAGGTCGGCTACCTCGTCGCCGACGTCGCCGCCGACCTGGCCGGCTACGCCGAGTCCGTGGAGGGGGACCCGCTGCGCCTGGGCGCGGTCCAGGAGCGCCGCGCGGAGCTGGCCGCCCTGGCCCGGGCCCACGGCGGCGACGTGGACGCCGTCCTGGCCTGGGCCGAGGCGGCGGTCCCCCGGCTGCTGGAGCTGGAGGGCGACGACGAGCGCGTCGAGGCGCTGCGGGCGGAGCGCGACGAGCTGGCCGCGCGCCTGGTGCAGCTGGCCGGCGCCCTGTCCGCGGCCCGCCGCGCGGCCGCCGCCGAGCTGGGCGCGGCGGCCACCGCCGAGCTGCCGGGCCTGGCGATGCCGCACGCGCAGCTGCTCGTGCAGGTGGACACCGCCGGCGGGGCCGACGGGCCGGCCGTGGAGGACCTCGGCCCCTCCGGCGCCGACGAGGTGGTGCTGCTGCTGGCGCCGTCCTCGGGCACCGCGCCGCGGCCGCTGGCCCGCGGCGCCTCCGGCGGCGAGCTCTCCCGCGTCATGCTCGCCCTCGAGCTCGTCCTCGCCGGCACGGACCCGGTGCCGACCTTCGTCTTCGACGAGGTGGACGCCGGGGTCGGCGGGCGCGCCGCCGTCGGCATCGGGCGCCGCCTGGCCCGCCTGGCCCGCGAGCGGCAGGTGCTCGTGGTCACCCACCTGCCGCAGGTGGCCGCGTACGCCGACCACCACCTGCAGGTGGCCAAGGCCAGCGACGGGCAGGTGACGGTCAGCGGCGTGCGCGCGCTCGACGACGCCCAGCGGGTCGCCGAGCTGGCCCGCATGCTGGCGGGCCAGGAGGAGTCCGGCTCGGCGCGGGCCCACGCGGAGGAGCTGCTGCTCGGCGCGCGCGCCGAGGTCGCCTCCCCGGAGGCGGCCCCGGAACGTGCGACCATGCAGCCGCGATGA